A DNA window from Thermosynechococcaceae cyanobacterium Okahandja contains the following coding sequences:
- the pseG gene encoding UDP-2,4-diacetamido-2,4,6-trideoxy-beta-L-altropyranose hydrolase, with the protein MLVVFRVDSSHQIGIGHLMRCLTLATALREQGATCEFICRSHAHNSIDLIRQEHFRVYELPQGLEPTAPDCLGVAPVIDATETLAIIKGLSGVPDWLIVDHYGIDRGWEQILRPFVKKIFVIDDLANRPHECDVLLDQNYSHRWDRYEGLVPEGCCVLLGPEYALLRPEFLKARQKIEQEGRPPFNPRKVLVFFGGTDPQNYTGKALSILREIGDFAPEVVIGSQNPHRLQIEEQMQAFPDGQLHIQTQKMAELMCRCSWYLGAGGSVTWERMCLGLTGIVILTAQNQYNFSVALFEDKFQIIIKELSLSTIRNAYKDYILNGNFSNYSEKCLNIVDVKGKDYLCSKVLYLSGL; encoded by the coding sequence ATGCTGGTTGTCTTTCGCGTTGACTCATCCCATCAGATTGGTATAGGGCACCTGATGCGCTGCCTTACCTTGGCAACCGCCCTACGGGAGCAAGGTGCGACCTGTGAATTTATTTGCCGTAGTCACGCCCACAACAGCATTGATCTGATCAGGCAAGAGCACTTCAGGGTTTATGAGCTACCCCAAGGGCTTGAACCCACTGCTCCTGATTGTTTGGGGGTGGCGCCTGTTATCGATGCCACTGAAACCCTTGCAATCATTAAAGGCCTTTCAGGAGTGCCCGACTGGTTAATTGTGGATCACTATGGAATTGATCGGGGGTGGGAGCAAATCTTACGCCCATTTGTGAAGAAGATTTTTGTCATTGATGATTTAGCGAATCGTCCCCATGAATGCGATGTTTTACTTGATCAGAATTACAGCCATCGCTGGGATCGTTATGAAGGTCTTGTACCAGAGGGATGCTGTGTTCTGTTAGGGCCTGAGTACGCACTTTTGCGGCCAGAATTCCTGAAAGCACGCCAGAAAATAGAGCAGGAAGGTCGCCCACCCTTTAATCCTCGGAAAGTTCTAGTTTTCTTTGGTGGAACTGATCCTCAGAATTACACGGGCAAAGCACTGAGTATCTTAAGGGAAATTGGAGACTTTGCCCCAGAGGTTGTCATTGGTAGCCAAAATCCCCATCGGCTCCAGATTGAAGAGCAGATGCAAGCGTTTCCTGATGGTCAATTGCATATTCAAACCCAAAAGATGGCTGAACTCATGTGCCGCTGCTCTTGGTATTTAGGCGCAGGCGGCTCGGTAACATGGGAGCGGATGTGTTTGGGTTTAACGGGAATTGTAATTTTAACCGCACAAAATCAGTACAATTTTTCTGTTGCCCTGTTTGAAGATAAGTTTCAGATTATTATTAAGGAACTGTCATTATCTACGATTAGAAATGCCTATAAGGATTATATCCTAAATGGCAACTTTTCAAATTATTCAGAGAAATGTTTAAACATTGTTGATGTTAAGGGTAAGGATTATCTTTGTAGTAAGGTACTGTATTTGTCAGGATTGTAA